From Chlamydia avium 10DC88:
GTTCTTTGTAGTATGTAAGCAGTTATGTATACTGCATTATATTCCTCGTACTATCCTCAAGTATTAGTTAAATAACAGTACGTAGTTGCGAAACTTATAATCTTGTCTTTGAAACATATTGAAAAAACTTAGCATGGTGTTAAATCATTGACAGAAGAAATAGAGAGTGCTACGACTCAAAAATAATGGCCATTGTAATGGAGCATCATTAATGATGGAAATTTCCCATATCTTGGAGGATCTTGCCTATGATGAAGGAATTCTTCCTAGAGAAGCTATCGAAGCGGCTATTGTCAAACATAAGCAAATAATTCCCTATCTACTCCATATCCTTGAAGAGGCTAGCGAGCGCATTCCCGAGCTAATTAATGACGGTAGTTATCAAGGTCACCTTTATGCAATGTATCTACTCGCCCAGTTTCGAGAAAGTCGTGCCTTACCCCTAATTATTAAATTGTTTTCCTTCACAGATGATACGCCTCATGCTATTGCTGGTGATGTTCTTACTGAAGATCTCTCCAGGATCTTTGCTAGCGTGTGTGAAGATGAATCTCTAATTAAAGACCTTATAGAAACTCCAGGAATTAATCCTTATGTAAAAGCAGCTGGGATATCCAGCCTAGTTCACCTTGTTGGGGCAAAAAAAATATCACGAGAGAAAACTATTCATTATTTTGGAGAATTATTAAACTACAGGTTAGAAAAATTCCCATCCTTTGCCTGGGATAGTTTAATAGCTGCCATATGTGCTCTATATCCCGGAGAACTCTTTTATCCTATTAGCAAAGCTTTTCAAGCAGGGCTGATAGACGAAACGTTTATAAGTATGGAAGATGTGACTAACATCATACGTGAAGAAACAATCGAATCCTGCATTCAGGAACTTCTTTCTTCTCCAGAGCTTATCAATGATACCTTGGAAGAAATGGAAAAATGGTTAGAAGATTTCCCTATAGAACCCTAGCCCATAGCCCATACTTTCCAACAGACATTAACCCCAAAAGGTGCCCAGTGAATAAACATAAGCGCTTTCTATCTCTTCTTTTTCTTACTCTAGTCCTCTTAGGCCTATGGTTTTGTCCTCACCCGGAAGCCATCAATCCTAACGCCTGGCATCTCTTCGCTGTATTTACAACAACGATCCTCGGTATTATCTTACAACCTGTTCCCATGGGTGCTATTGTTATCATCGGCATCTCTACCCTCTTATTAATGCGAACACTCACTCTGGAACAAGGTTTATCAGGATTTCATGATCCTATAGCTTGGCTGGTCTTTCTATCCTTTTCTATCGCTAAAGGAATAATCAAAACAGGACTAGGAGAACGTGTTGCGTATTTCTTCGTCAGCGTACTTGGAAAAAACCCTCTGGGACTCAGTTACGGTTTAGTAATTACAGATTGTTTATTAGCTCCGGCTATTCCTAGCGTCACAGCACGCTCAGGAGGAATTCTTTATCCTGTAGTTATGGCATTATCAGAATCTTTTGGAAGCACATCAGAAAAAGGCACAGAAAGTCTAATCGGATCCTTTCTTATTAAAGTAGCTTATCAAAGTTCCGTAATTACTAGCGCGATGTTTCTTACTGCTATGGCAGGAAATCCTTTAATAGCCTCTCTTGCTAGCCATATAAAAGTCTCCCTAACTTGGTCCATATGGGCGAAAGCTGCTATCCTCCCTGGGCTGATAAGCCTAATTTTCATGCCCATCATATTGTACAGACTCTATCCACCAACAATTAGTTCATGTGAAGAAGCTATTCGTACTGCAAAACTACGCTTAAAAGAAATGGGCCCCCTCAAAAAAAGCGAAAAAATCATCCTTATGATTTTTAGTCTACTTGTAATCTTGTGGACTTTCGGAGATTTCCTAAGAATATCAGCAACAAC
This genomic window contains:
- a CDS encoding anion permease, with product MNKHKRFLSLLFLTLVLLGLWFCPHPEAINPNAWHLFAVFTTTILGIILQPVPMGAIVIIGISTLLLMRTLTLEQGLSGFHDPIAWLVFLSFSIAKGIIKTGLGERVAYFFVSVLGKNPLGLSYGLVITDCLLAPAIPSVTARSGGILYPVVMALSESFGSTSEKGTESLIGSFLIKVAYQSSVITSAMFLTAMAGNPLIASLASHIKVSLTWSIWAKAAILPGLISLIFMPIILYRLYPPTISSCEEAIRTAKLRLKEMGPLKKSEKIILMIFSLLVILWTFGDFLRISATTAALIGISLLILTNILDWQKDVIANTTAWETFIWFGALIMMASLLNKLGFIPLIGETAAAAVAGLSWKIGFPILFLIYFYSHYLFASNTAHIGAMYPVFLAVAISLGTNPMFAVLSLAFSSNLFGGLTHYGSGPAPLYFGSKLVNIKEWWRSGFILSIFNIVTWIGLGSLWWKLLGLI
- a CDS encoding DUF1186 domain-containing protein — protein: MEISHILEDLAYDEGILPREAIEAAIVKHKQIIPYLLHILEEASERIPELINDGSYQGHLYAMYLLAQFRESRALPLIIKLFSFTDDTPHAIAGDVLTEDLSRIFASVCEDESLIKDLIETPGINPYVKAAGISSLVHLVGAKKISREKTIHYFGELLNYRLEKFPSFAWDSLIAAICALYPGELFYPISKAFQAGLIDETFISMEDVTNIIREETIESCIQELLSSPELINDTLEEMEKWLEDFPIEP